A genomic segment from Lutibacter sp. A80 encodes:
- the gap gene encoding type I glyceraldehyde-3-phosphate dehydrogenase codes for MSTIKIGINGFGRIGRLAFRVAASRPNVQVVGINDLLAVDHLAYLLKYDSVHGQFDGTIDVKDGKLVVNGNEIRITAERNPEDLKWDEVEADVVLDCTGIFTNLEGAGKHIKAGAKKVAISAPSADAPMFVMGVNNDKITAADTIVSNASCTTNCLAPIAKVLNDNFGIVEGLMTTVHAATATQFTVDGPSKKDFRLGRASLNNIVPASTGAAKAVGKVIPELNGKLTGMAFRVPTVDVSVVDLTCRLEKGVPFEEVKAAIKKASENELKGVLGYTEEGVVSQDFVSESKTSTFDANASIGLNDNFVKIISWYDNEYGYSTKLVDLAEYINAVK; via the coding sequence ATGTCAACAATTAAAATTGGAATTAACGGATTTGGTAGAATCGGTAGATTAGCTTTTAGAGTAGCTGCTAGTAGACCAAATGTACAAGTTGTAGGAATTAACGATTTACTAGCTGTAGATCACTTAGCTTACTTATTAAAGTATGACTCAGTTCACGGTCAATTTGACGGAACTATTGATGTAAAAGATGGTAAATTAGTTGTAAACGGAAATGAAATTAGAATTACTGCTGAACGTAACCCAGAAGATTTAAAATGGGATGAAGTTGAAGCTGATGTAGTTTTAGACTGTACTGGAATCTTCACAAACTTAGAAGGAGCTGGAAAACACATTAAAGCTGGAGCTAAAAAAGTAGCAATTTCTGCACCATCTGCAGATGCACCAATGTTTGTAATGGGTGTAAATAATGATAAAATTACTGCAGCTGATACTATTGTATCTAATGCTTCTTGTACAACTAACTGTTTAGCACCAATTGCTAAAGTATTAAATGATAACTTTGGAATTGTTGAAGGATTAATGACTACTGTACACGCTGCTACTGCAACACAATTTACAGTTGATGGTCCATCTAAAAAAGATTTTAGATTAGGTCGTGCTTCTTTAAACAATATTGTACCTGCATCTACAGGAGCTGCAAAAGCTGTTGGAAAAGTAATTCCAGAATTAAATGGAAAATTAACAGGTATGGCATTTAGAGTACCAACTGTTGATGTATCTGTAGTAGATTTAACTTGTCGTTTAGAAAAAGGAGTTCCTTTTGAAGAAGTAAAAGCAGCAATTAAAAAAGCATCAGAAAACGAATTAAAAGGTGTTTTAGGATATACTGAAGAAGGTGTTGTTTCTCAAGATTTTGTTTCTGAATCTAAAACTTCAACATTTGATGCAAATGCAAGTATCGGATTAAACGATAATTTTGTAAAAATTATTTCTTGGTACGATAATGAATACGGTTATTCAACAAAATTAGTTGATTTAGCTGAGTACATTAATGCAGTTAAATAA
- the pfkA gene encoding 6-phosphofructokinase, which translates to MNEPINKIAVLTSGGDAPGMNAAIRAVVRACTYYRVDCVGVYRGYQGLIDGDFEELSSRHVSNIINKGGTILKSARCQEFRTEEGRQKAYDNLKEAGIGALVIIGGDGTFTGGLKFIQEFNFPIIGIPGTIDNDIYGSDRTIGYDTALNTVVDVIDKIRDTASSHNRLFFIEVMGRDAGFIALNTGIGAGAEEILIPEKDLGLDRLVDSLRGSRERGKTSSIVVVSEGDKIGKNVFELGDHIKEIFPDYDIRVSVLGHMQRGGSPSCSDRVLASRLGVAAVEHLLDRSSGVMVGITNNQVTTVALNKAIKLNNDIDKELLKVAEITSV; encoded by the coding sequence ATGAATGAACCAATAAATAAGATAGCAGTTTTAACGTCTGGAGGAGATGCTCCAGGGATGAATGCTGCCATACGAGCTGTAGTTAGAGCTTGTACATATTACAGAGTAGATTGTGTTGGTGTCTATAGAGGATACCAAGGATTAATTGACGGAGATTTTGAAGAATTATCTTCCCGACATGTTAGTAATATTATTAACAAAGGAGGTACTATTTTAAAATCTGCAAGATGTCAAGAATTTAGGACAGAAGAAGGTAGACAAAAAGCTTATGATAATTTGAAAGAAGCCGGTATAGGTGCACTTGTTATTATTGGTGGAGATGGAACTTTTACTGGTGGCTTAAAATTTATTCAAGAATTTAATTTTCCAATAATTGGTATTCCTGGAACTATTGATAATGATATCTATGGTTCGGATAGAACAATTGGGTATGACACAGCTTTAAATACAGTTGTAGATGTTATTGATAAAATTAGAGATACTGCTAGTTCGCACAATAGATTATTTTTTATTGAGGTAATGGGACGTGATGCAGGATTTATAGCATTAAATACAGGTATTGGAGCCGGAGCCGAAGAAATTTTAATTCCTGAGAAAGATTTAGGATTAGATAGATTGGTTGATTCTCTTCGAGGAAGTAGAGAAAGAGGAAAAACCTCTAGTATTGTTGTTGTCTCTGAAGGAGATAAAATTGGTAAAAATGTATTTGAATTAGGAGATCATATTAAAGAGATTTTTCCAGATTATGATATAAGAGTTTCTGTTTTAGGACATATGCAAAGAGGAGGAAGCCCTAGTTGTTCAGATAGAGTTTTAGCGAGTAGATTAGGTGTAGCAGCAGTAGAGCATTTATTAGACAGATCGTCTGGTGTTATGGTTGGTATTACTAACAATCAAGTTACTACAGTTGCCCTTAATAAGGCTATTAAATTGAACAACGATATAGATAAAGAATTATTAAAAGTAGCTGAAATAACTTCAGTTTAA
- a CDS encoding alpha-amylase family protein: protein MKTKYLSVITTLIIIFVACNDEKKDSKAIMKEQKNHKEVVYQVFTRLFGNTNTTNKPWGTIEENGVGKFNDFTDKALQEIKDLGVTYVWYTGVPHHDVIRDYTEFGISNDDPDIVKGRAGSPYAVKDYYNVNPDLAENVENRLEEFEALIDRTHKNGMKVLIDIVPNHVARNYEGKSTPEGAEPFGKSDDKTKQYDVNNNFYYNPGEAFQVPEWRDGYLPLGGEKHPLANGKFDENPAKWTGNGSRASRPDVNDWYETVKINYGVSPDGRKDFDTLPEGFDTKDFKAHFEFWKDKTVPSSWIKFRDIALYWTEKGVDGFRYDMAEMVPVEFWSYMNSAIKMVNPDAFLLAEVYNPDMYRDYIFKGKMDYLYDKVALYDTIKNIMQGHGWTDHITGIQDYKTDIEHNMLHFLENHDEQRIASPDFAGVAEKGKPAMVVSATISTSPTMIYFGQEVGEPGAENAGFGSPTRTSIFDYIGVPTHQRWMNGGKFDGGNSTPEEKDLRDFYKRLLNFTIKSEALMGEYAEIHHYNRQNLENYTRKIFSFVRWSENEKLLIISNFDDLVNYDLDLQIPSEIIKKWNLKDGTYILEDQLYNTTKTNLIVENGVGVANIKLDTLNSFIFKIIE, encoded by the coding sequence ATGAAAACAAAATATTTAAGTGTAATTACTACGTTAATTATTATTTTTGTGGCTTGTAATGACGAAAAAAAAGATTCAAAAGCAATTATGAAGGAACAAAAAAATCATAAAGAAGTAGTATATCAAGTTTTTACACGTTTATTTGGAAACACAAATACAACTAACAAACCTTGGGGAACCATTGAAGAAAATGGTGTAGGAAAGTTTAATGATTTTACAGATAAAGCGCTTCAAGAAATTAAAGATTTAGGTGTTACTTATGTTTGGTATACAGGTGTTCCACATCATGATGTAATTAGAGATTATACAGAATTTGGAATTTCAAACGACGATCCAGATATTGTAAAAGGTAGAGCAGGTTCACCTTACGCTGTTAAAGATTATTACAATGTAAATCCTGATCTAGCAGAAAATGTTGAAAATAGGTTAGAAGAGTTTGAAGCTTTAATTGACAGAACACATAAAAATGGAATGAAAGTATTGATAGATATTGTTCCTAACCATGTTGCTCGTAACTATGAAGGAAAATCAACTCCAGAAGGAGCTGAACCATTTGGGAAAAGCGATGATAAAACAAAACAATACGATGTAAATAATAATTTTTATTACAATCCTGGAGAAGCTTTTCAAGTACCAGAATGGAGAGATGGTTATTTACCTTTGGGAGGTGAAAAGCATCCATTAGCAAATGGTAAATTTGATGAGAATCCTGCTAAATGGACAGGTAATGGGTCTAGAGCTTCACGTCCAGACGTAAATGATTGGTACGAAACCGTAAAAATTAATTATGGCGTTAGCCCAGATGGTAGAAAAGATTTTGACACTTTACCAGAAGGTTTTGATACAAAAGATTTCAAAGCACATTTTGAGTTTTGGAAAGATAAAACAGTGCCAAGCTCTTGGATAAAATTTAGAGATATAGCATTGTATTGGACAGAAAAAGGAGTTGATGGTTTTAGATACGATATGGCAGAAATGGTACCTGTTGAGTTTTGGAGTTATATGAATTCAGCTATTAAAATGGTGAATCCAGATGCTTTTTTATTGGCAGAAGTTTACAATCCAGATATGTATAGAGATTACATTTTTAAAGGAAAAATGGATTATTTATATGATAAAGTAGCATTGTATGATACTATTAAAAATATTATGCAAGGACACGGATGGACAGATCATATTACCGGAATTCAAGACTATAAAACAGATATAGAACACAATATGTTGCACTTTTTAGAAAATCATGATGAGCAACGTATTGCAAGTCCAGATTTTGCAGGTGTAGCAGAAAAAGGAAAGCCAGCAATGGTAGTTTCAGCAACAATAAGCACATCGCCAACAATGATTTATTTTGGACAAGAAGTAGGTGAGCCAGGAGCAGAAAATGCAGGTTTTGGATCGCCTACCAGAACTTCAATTTTCGATTATATAGGTGTGCCAACACATCAACGTTGGATGAATGGTGGTAAATTTGATGGAGGAAACTCTACTCCTGAAGAAAAAGATTTACGCGATTTTTATAAACGTTTATTAAACTTTACAATAAAAAGTGAAGCATTAATGGGCGAATATGCAGAAATTCATCATTACAATAGACAAAATTTAGAGAACTATACACGTAAAATATTTTCATTTGTGCGTTGGAGTGAAAATGAAAAGCTATTGATAATTTCAAATTTTGATGATTTAGTAAATTACGATTTGGACCTACAAATTCCTTCAGAAATAATTAAAAAATGGAATTTAAAAGATGGTACATATATATTAGAAGACCAATTGTATAATACAACAAAAACCAATTTAATTGTTGAAAATGGAGTAGGAGTTGCCAATATTAAATTGGATACTTTAAATTCATTCATTTTTAAAATTATAGAATAG